A stretch of DNA from Desulfosarcina ovata subsp. ovata:
ACCCGGTCTTCAAGGGCCGGTTGCCCGCTGCCGTCAATGAGCCAGCCCACACGGTAAGCACTTTTTCTTGAAATCATGATCTCCATGGGTAACCGGCAAACCGGCCGGGGCCGTCACCTGCCACCCTCCTGTTGATTAACGATCGATCACCATATTCCTTAAGCAGCAATGGCTGTGTTCTCCTATACCCTGCCCCGCCCTGGCGTGCAACCCGCTAAACACCTTCAGGCAGGGCAATCGCAAGTAAAATCAAAAACCGGCCGTTCCTGAACACGCACCATTCCCGAAAGTGGAAAAATGCCAAATGCCAAAGCCCAAATGTCAAATGAAGGATGAAATCGATTTTAAAAAGGTCAAGCTTTGACACAACCGGTCGATATGAATAAGCAAAACCGTAATAAAGCGTTTCTGATGCACAGTCGTATGACGGATAAGCGGCTGAATTGTTTTCCCTGAGTACGGCATAAATACAGGGCAATCACTTATCCATAAACCCGTTGAAGCTGTAACGATGCCCTCAATCGCCTCCACCGCTGTCCTGCTCGCCAACGGCCCCACGGTCATCGACGCCGTGCCCATTGCCGCCACCCCTAAGTTCATGCTGCCCATCGCCGATCGTCCGTTATTGGAATATCAGGTGTCGGTTCTCGCTGCCGCCGGCGTAAAAAAAATCATCATCTGCGTCAGCTGTGAGTGCCAGGTTGCATTTGACCATCTCATGGAGAACATGCCGGACTATCGGGTTCAGATGCGCTGCATTACCCAGACTGCCCCCCGGGGAACTGGCGGCTGTCTGAAAGATGTGGCTTCTTATATTTCAGGGGATGATTTCTGGGTATTCGGAGCAGATCTGTTTTTGGATACCGATTTGAAGCCGATGATCGACTTTCACCGTAAGCGGAACGCCGTCGCCACGGTGGCCGCAGTCTGCGAGGGGATCCCACCATGGGGTTACGAAAGGGTTCAGTGCGATGATCACGGAAATGTTAAAACGATCCATCGCTATCATCCTTCCCAGAACCGGCGCAGCCGCTTCAGGCCGCTGGGGCTGTATCTTTTCAAACGCAAGATTCTGGACCGTATTCCCGACCAAGGCTTTTTCGATCTGAAAGAGCAGCTTTTCCAGTTGCTTTACGACACCGGCACGGCGGCCATGGCTTACGAAGTCATGCGGTACTGGCGTACCATATCCAGCTTGGACAACTATATGGCCGCCAATCGCGATGTGCTGCTACGCAGAACGGAATTTCCCTTTCTCCAGCAACACGACACAGCGTTCGATCCGGATGCCGCCGATCCAAACGGCAAAATGATTGCGCCGCTCTTTCTTGGTAAAGACATTCGTGTCGGCACGGATGCCGTACTGATCGGCCCCTCGGCCGTGGGGCACGGATGTGACATCGGCAGCCATGTGGTGGTAAACGGCTGCCTGGTATTTCCGGGGGCCCGCATCGGCGCCCATGCCCAGCTGACCAATTGCATCATCGGCGAAAATGCCGTGATCGAAAACGGCGCCATTCTCCGCGACAGTGTTTTGCTGGATAAAATCGACACGGCCGATGACGCAACCGGCCGGCTGTCGCCGGTTCTGGACAACATTCCCGGTGAGACCGGCATCAACAAAAAAGGCCGGATCATCCACCGGTGCGGCTACCTGCTCTGGAAAAGAGGTTTCGATATCGCTTTTTCGCTGCTGGCATTGACTCTGCTGAGCCCTTTGATGCTGCTGATCGCCATCGCCATCAAGCTGGATTCACCGGGAACGGTATTCTTCCATCAACGGCGCTGCGGATGGTACGGTGTCGATTTCGACATGTACAAATTTCGAACCATGGTGCAAAACGCCGAAGCGGTCAAACGCAAGATTCATCACCTGAACCAGGTAGATGGCCCCATGTTCAAAATCGTCGGCGATCCGCGGGTGACCCGCGTCGGCCGTTTTTTGAGGGCCACCAACCTGGACGAGGTGCCGCAGTTTTTCAATATCTTGATTGGCGAGATGGCGCTGGTCGGTCCGCGGCCGCTCTCCTGGGACGAGATGCGCTATAATCCCCGCTGGCGCGATCAGCGCATTACGGTGCCGCCGGGGCTGATCGGCCTGTGGCAGCTCAAGTCCCACCAAAACCTTGCCTTTGCAGATTGGATCCATAACGACTTCCGTTATGTTCGCGAGTGTTCGGTATTGCTTGATTTTAAAATTCTGCTGCTCTCCGTGGTTCAGGCGGCAAAAGGGGTTTTCCGATTGCTTGGAAGCATATTGACACGCCAACCACGGCCAAAGGAAACCGATAAGTGATGGGTGCCGACTGAAGCATGATTAATCGATGTGATTTTTTTAAAGATGAGAAAATGAATAAAATAACTTTGATTCTGTTCTTTTTTACCGCTTTAACGGCCTGTGCCCACAACGGTGGAAATTCATTCTCTGAACAGGGGATCTATGTGGAATCGCCGTATTTTCCCACTGAAATCAGTGTCGATGGCAAAGTCGTTGGAACGACACCGTTGGTGATTGATTATTCAACAATTCATCAACGGGAGTTGAAGATTACCGCAGTTGCATTGGAAGACGAGACCTTTCGCCAGGAATTGGTCTTCTCTATACCGCCGTTGCCCAGAAAAATTGTGGTGTTAGCCTTGCACACCTCAGCACCAGTGGTATCCGCAGAATCATCTCAAGCCACGGTATCGGCGCAAGGGACGGATGACTCATCAAAAGGTGGGGCTTCCGAGTGCCTGCCTGAACCCATTTTTACCCCCGTCATCTTTTTCAATACCGACAAAAGTGACATATCCTCACCGGCACAGGAAACCCTGCGGGCCTTTTACGATATCATGAAAAATAATGCCTACCATATGGAAATTGTCGGATTCGCCGACGAACGCCATTGGGCCCCCTACAATCTTAAATTATCCCTTGAAAGGGCCCGGGCGGTTTTTGAGACGCTGCATTCCCTGGGGCTGTCCGCCAATAGAATGCATGTGGAAGGCCGCGGCGAGATTCAGACCCTAAATGGCCAGGGTCATCAAATGAGCTGGGATCATAACCGCAGAGTCGAAATAAGGATCCACGAATGAATCGAAGAATTCGAATGATTTGCCGACATCCCGAAGTTGTGCCTGGTGTCGGAAACACGATCAGGACAAACAAAAAGTGGGGCACCGCCATCCTTGGGTTGCTGATCTTAATCGTGACGGCCTTGGGTGCGGCGGGATGCGGCGGCCCAAGTGGATATGGAAAAGGGGTGACGAATCTTAGTGTTGCTTCTCCCTCCGCCATTCCGGCCGCTTATTTAATCGGTGCCGGAGATGAACTGGAAGTCCTTTACTACATCGATCCCGATGTTGACCTGCCGGAATACCGCGTCGACAGTGAAGATACGTTGCGGGTCGATTTTTATTACTACCCGGTAATGAGCAAAACCTTATCCGTCAGACCGGATGGCTATATCACCCTGCCACCCATTGGTGATGTAAAGGCCCGCAACAAGAAACCAACCGATCTGGCCCGAGAAATCTCCGAACTGTACACCCCTATCCTGGCCAAGCCGGTGGTAACAGTGGAAGTCATCGCCTTCAATACCAAAATCGAGGAGCTCAAACGGGCCATCTACAATCAAGAAAGAGGCATGTCCCGCCTGGCCGTGGTCAGGCCCGACGGCGTCATTTCGCTACCCTATATCGGGGATGTCAAAGCGGCCGGTTTGACGACCCACCAATTGCAGGAACAATTGCATCGGCGCTACGCCCACATTCTCTACAACTTGAGCACCACCGTGGTGGTACTCAATGCCCGCTCCAACCGAATCTATGTTTTGGGTGAAGTCGAACGACCCGACTTCTATGAACTGCTCGGCCCAACGACCCTGACCCAATTGCTGGCCACTGCGGGCGGATTGACCAGGGAGGCCAAAACCGATCAGGTCATTATCGTCAGGCGGGGAAAAAACGGGCAGCCCGATGCCCATATTGTGTATATGAATCAGATCATAGGTGAGGCTTCACTTCTGGATCCGATGCTTCAACAATATGATGTGATCTATGTGCCACGCAGCGCCATGGCCAGAGCGGCCTTGACAGCGGATTTTCTGTGGCGGATTGTCCCGTTGCGTTTTACGGTGGACTACAACCTGAATTAACGTCTCGATTAGAAATGGAAATGGCAAAGGCTATGCCCAGTTATCAGGCCAAACCGGTACGAACTTCGCTGAGAGATGTCTTTTTCATCCTGTTCTACAAGGCCAAGGTTTTTGTGAGCACCGTTATTGTGATTGCAGCCGTGGTCATTGTCTATTCCCTTTTTACAACACCGCTGTATAAGGCCAGCGGCAGCGTTTTACTGAAACCTCTTTTTGACTCCAGTCAGCGCCTGCATACCCAGGAACGTTTCGATGTGCTGCCCGTCTCCGAGCAGGATATCAATTCCGAGATCAATATCATGCGTTCCGATGCCCTGTTGCGTCAGGTGGTGGAAACCCTTGACCTGCATAAAAAAACAAGCACCGGCGTTGCCGCTCTCTTTTCAAAGCATAGTGAAGATTCTTCAAAAACTTTGGAGAATGCCGTTCTAAGGCTGCGTAAAGCGATAGAAATCAAACCCGTGCCCATATCCAGCATCATCAATGTCAGCCTGAAAGGCGACGATTCAAAACAAATCACAAAAATCATCAATACGTTCTTAAATGCCTATATCGACTATCACATCAATGTCCACCGGCCCGGTGGCGGTGTTGATTTTTACAGTCAGCAGACCGAAAACGCCAAGCAAATGCTTCGGCAGGCTGAAGAGGCGCTCAAGGACTTTGAGAAAAAAGAATCGGTGATCGACATTCCCGAGCAAAAAATCAATAATGTCACTTTGATGCGCGCTCTCAGTCAGGAGGCCAGTTTACTGAAGGCCCAGATCTCTCAGACCGA
This window harbors:
- a CDS encoding sugar transferase produces the protein MPSIASTAVLLANGPTVIDAVPIAATPKFMLPIADRPLLEYQVSVLAAAGVKKIIICVSCECQVAFDHLMENMPDYRVQMRCITQTAPRGTGGCLKDVASYISGDDFWVFGADLFLDTDLKPMIDFHRKRNAVATVAAVCEGIPPWGYERVQCDDHGNVKTIHRYHPSQNRRSRFRPLGLYLFKRKILDRIPDQGFFDLKEQLFQLLYDTGTAAMAYEVMRYWRTISSLDNYMAANRDVLLRRTEFPFLQQHDTAFDPDAADPNGKMIAPLFLGKDIRVGTDAVLIGPSAVGHGCDIGSHVVVNGCLVFPGARIGAHAQLTNCIIGENAVIENGAILRDSVLLDKIDTADDATGRLSPVLDNIPGETGINKKGRIIHRCGYLLWKRGFDIAFSLLALTLLSPLMLLIAIAIKLDSPGTVFFHQRRCGWYGVDFDMYKFRTMVQNAEAVKRKIHHLNQVDGPMFKIVGDPRVTRVGRFLRATNLDEVPQFFNILIGEMALVGPRPLSWDEMRYNPRWRDQRITVPPGLIGLWQLKSHQNLAFADWIHNDFRYVRECSVLLDFKILLLSVVQAAKGVFRLLGSILTRQPRPKETDK
- a CDS encoding OmpA family protein; translated protein: MNKITLILFFFTALTACAHNGGNSFSEQGIYVESPYFPTEISVDGKVVGTTPLVIDYSTIHQRELKITAVALEDETFRQELVFSIPPLPRKIVVLALHTSAPVVSAESSQATVSAQGTDDSSKGGASECLPEPIFTPVIFFNTDKSDISSPAQETLRAFYDIMKNNAYHMEIVGFADERHWAPYNLKLSLERARAVFETLHSLGLSANRMHVEGRGEIQTLNGQGHQMSWDHNRRVEIRIHE
- a CDS encoding polysaccharide biosynthesis/export family protein, encoding MNRRIRMICRHPEVVPGVGNTIRTNKKWGTAILGLLILIVTALGAAGCGGPSGYGKGVTNLSVASPSAIPAAYLIGAGDELEVLYYIDPDVDLPEYRVDSEDTLRVDFYYYPVMSKTLSVRPDGYITLPPIGDVKARNKKPTDLAREISELYTPILAKPVVTVEVIAFNTKIEELKRAIYNQERGMSRLAVVRPDGVISLPYIGDVKAAGLTTHQLQEQLHRRYAHILYNLSTTVVVLNARSNRIYVLGEVERPDFYELLGPTTLTQLLATAGGLTREAKTDQVIIVRRGKNGQPDAHIVYMNQIIGEASLLDPMLQQYDVIYVPRSAMARAALTADFLWRIVPLRFTVDYNLN
- a CDS encoding GumC family protein; its protein translation is MPSYQAKPVRTSLRDVFFILFYKAKVFVSTVIVIAAVVIVYSLFTTPLYKASGSVLLKPLFDSSQRLHTQERFDVLPVSEQDINSEINIMRSDALLRQVVETLDLHKKTSTGVAALFSKHSEDSSKTLENAVLRLRKAIEIKPVPISSIINVSLKGDDSKQITKIINTFLNAYIDYHINVHRPGGGVDFYSQQTENAKQMLRQAEEALKDFEKKESVIDIPEQKINNVTLMRALSQEASLLKAQISQTETILDKLRPFLKHGKPLDAIPEELRTHEILVDLQKALIPLLVEKERIALMYPVGSVEYTDAQNQVNRIEKQIRVLRTQVLNGVALDLEALNRRKTTIEVEMSNVERQSTRLTLNEIQLNRLKWEVEQRQRNYQLYLDIREDAIIQAQRERSRVANVSVTDWAIESSIPIYPKKVFMTLMALIAGIFAGIGGAFAAFFLDHSIKRPEDIEKAFQLPVLGDLGELDGVPNMDRNWNQR